From Gottschalkiaceae bacterium SANA:
CCTGAATTTTTTCATACTAAACCAATCCGTATTTTTCGCACAAAAAAAGCCTATGAAAATTTCATAGGCTTTTTCTAATTATTAATAATACTGGCTCATATCCAAATCAATTTGCTTACTAGAAGCTTCGCCCTCACGATTGATCCAATAAATCATAATATGATGAGTTGATTCATTAAAATAACCAACAACCATGCCGGCAGCACCTTCCTTCGCACTAGCCAGACTCAATCCGCCTGCAGGATTTAAAGCCGATGCATTGCTTAGCATCACACCACGATTTTTAAAGGGATCGTTTTTCACTAAACTGACACTATGCCAGTTGACGATGCCATCCTTGTCTGAGTAGGGATTGGTAAATCCCCAGGTTGTCGTGTTATCAGCATCACCACTTCCATTCAATAATTCAATCTCATCTTCAATAATGCCAGACAATGAAGCATCATGCTCTTCAGATGATGTATTCCCATCAGCTTCATTCGCCTCATAATATCGAGTTGGATTTTTGGTGGCTTGTACATGAACAATTAACTCCTTCAACATTTGACAATTTGCATCCATAGCACGTTCTAAAGCCCGTTCCTGAATATGCATATATCCCGGCACTGCAATACTCAAAATAATCCCCAAAATCGCTAAAGTCACAATTAGTTCGATCAGGGTGAATCCCTGCTCTTGGTTTTTCTTCATTAGAAACACCCTCCTTTTTATAGAAAAGTTTATCATACTTCCTCTACAAAAAGAGTGGTATGTAAGAAAATGTAAACTATAAGCGCACGCATTTTCCCTCTTCAATAACCGTTTCTACCTTTCCTTGAGCAAAAGAAAATCCCTTTAAGGCTGGAGCATCCAAGATCCCTTGCTTTATCGCTTCCACCAGGGTATTTGGCTCATGGAGCGGCCCTATAGCTCGGATCTTCCTAAAAATTTTCTCACCTTGATCCAAGAGTTCCTCTACTCGTTCCTTCACTTCAGGATCACACATGGGATCTGGCAGACCCCGATTTGCCAACAGAACAGCTTGGTCCACCATTAAAACCGATTCTAAAATTTCATCTGCCCTTGCACGGCGTTTTGCTTCGCAAAAGGCAACAACATGTACAATGTCCGGTTTAAGCGCCATTCCATAACTCATCTGAAAAATAAGATTACCCTTTGCTAAATTCTCATCGGCAGGACAAGATAAAAGACCTGTACGAATCATTCGATAAATACGAAAGTTTTTATCTTCTAGGCTTTCAATCCACATCATTTTGGCTATTTGTTTGGCCAAGTCCATTTTTGGAGATAATTTTGGTGGGGTCATCAGCATCATCTGCTGTACATATTCCTTTACCCCCATCTGCTTTGCCAAAAAAGCCCCCATATAAGCGGTCACAATCTCTGTTACATCATCGCAATAACGCAGTGCCCATTGATGAGACTCATTGGTTTCCACAGGAACACCAAGACTAACAGCTTTTTGAATCGCACGCAGATTCTCTTCAATGGCCTCTTCCAAAGGACGCTCGCTTCGCCGATCTAGGTCCGAATACCAAGTAATTGGAATGGCAGACCATGCATTGTTTAAGATTCGATGGTGAAGTTCAACAAAACGATCCAATTGATTGGTACCCGCATAGCTGCGCACCAAAGGGAAGTTTCCTCGTCTGGTCGCTTGAAACAAGCGCTTCCAGTCATCTTCCGTGCGGATGGGGGCCCCGCCGGCTCCATCCTGGGCGCGATCCATTTTCTCCGGTTCAAAATAATACTGCTGGCAATTTTGATCCGGTGCCAAGGAAATGATATCCAGTAACTCGCTTTCCGCAAGCTTTTCTACCTCAATGATTGTTTCTTCCAAACTATCAAGGCCAATGTGATGGCGAATCAAGGGATAGGGCGATTTCCAATCCACCCGTTCTCTCAATGATTGGGGATGTTGCAATTCATGAATCTCCTCTTTCGAAGCCCGTAGGTACATCCGTGTTTTAATTTCGTTTTCCGACCCATCAAAGATTTCCTCAAATAAATCGAGCTCCCTGGCCACTTGACAGGTTTCTTGTGTACCGCCGAAGACGAAACGACGGTTCTTCCGCAATTCTCTCTCCTCTAGGTCAAAGAGGAACTGCCTTAAAATCTGAAAAGCACCTTCCCGATTTAACCGATAACTAATAGCAATTAAATCCGGATTTTCTTTTTCAACCGTATCCAACATAACTGCAATCGGAATTGCACTACCTAAATTGACAACTTCGTATCCCTCTTCCCGCGCAAGCATGGAGAAGCAATGAATACCCGCCGCATGCACATCTTCGCCCAATGCGCCAATTACAATCTTTTTCATTCCATCCCTCCTATCGATACTGCTCTAGATCCTTGACCGTGATCCCAAACTTTTCTAGGGTTCGGCCCGATGCCCGAAAATCCTGATCCATAACGGCACCCGCCAAATTAATAATCAATCCGATATGGGTCATGGGCAATCCAAACTGATGCCCTAGGCTTTCAATGGGTACCAAGCCACAAGGCACATCCTCCAAGAGATAACGTGTTTTTAGGGTTTTTGGCGCAATGATATTTCGATACACCTCATTAGATTGCACACACTCATAGAGATTCTTTCCCGACAAGCCATAGGTCTTTCTCATCCATTCATCGACAGGCTCAATGGGAATGCGCATTTGCTCAGCCAATTCAAGCACCTCTAGGTTCATCTTTTCTATGTAAGCCGCCACACTGGGGGTAATTCCTTCGTTGTAATAACGAAAACTGGTGGTTTCTGACTCCACACGTCCCAGATTAAAAAGCATAGGTGCACAGTGAAGCAGCATGCCGACATTTCCTAATGAGGTATAGAGCATATTTTTCACCGGGATAAAGATCTCTGCCAGTAAAGCCGGCAAAGCCAATTTTGCTTCCGCTAAACGTTCCGGATGAAGCGCAGAAAATCGAACTTCCTGCTTAATCCCGTGAATCTGCACTTCGTTATTCATTACCTTTCTAGCCGCATAGAGATTGGTAATGGCTTCTAGAATAACCGGCAACTCGGTTACGCCCATTCTCAACAGGGTCCGCTCAAACTCTAGGGCACCAAAGGTACGCCCGGGATGCAAGATGATCCGCTGATCTGGTTTTATCAACGGAGCCAAGCGTTTTGCGATATCGCCGTGAGCCGTCGCAGGCGTTGTCACCATAATCCATTGACAAGCCTCTATCGCAGCTCCTAGATCCGGTGTTATACAATGCAAAGCAACTTCCCCTCTCACTTCTCCTGTCATCTTCACCCGCTTGTCTTTCATCAGTTCCTGAATATTCTTCTTACTACGATTCCACAAGCACACTTCTTCTCCCAGCAACGTGAGGTGAGCGGCCATGGCAAGCCCAGAGTTTCCGGCACCCAGTACTGCAATTCGTTTCATCTTACTCTCCTTGTTTTTTATGGTTCCCATCGTTATTTGATCCTGTCCCCCCACTTAAACCACTTGCCTTCTCCTTATTATCTTTTTACCCGATTTTCTTATTTTTTACTCGTTATGACACATGTCCTATTTATTTTCTTAACAATCTCCTATACTAAGAACAGGAGGAAATCCATGGAAAGAAAACTTGCTATACCCTTTATCCTTTTCAGTGGTATGATCATCAGTCTAGCGAATGTAATGAGCGGAGTCCTCACTGCTAAAACCGGTCTATTGGCCGTTTCATTTTGGGTTCATTTAACCGGCACCATCCTTGCTCTTTTCTTCTATCTGAAAGATCGCAGAAAAGCATTGGTCTGGCTGCATGTCTTAAAGACTAATCCCAGCGCTTATTTAGGCGGATTATTCGGCGTGTTCGCCACGGTAATGATTGCCTATTCCGTGATGGAAATCGGCGCTTTTGTTTTAACCCTTCTTTTGATCGCCACACAATTAATCCTTTCAATCGTTGTGGATCATTTTGGGCTTTTTGGCTTTGCACGCAATCCACTCACCAAAGAGAAAGCAATCTCTATTTGTATGATTTTAGGCGGGGTGGTGATGTTGTCATGATCTTAGGCATTTCACTTGCCATGACCGCCGGTATTCTTTTATTCGGCGCACGCATTGTCAATTATCGGCTTGGTCACTCCTTGGGTATCGCCGGGGGAAGCTTTGCCAATCATTGGATCGGCACCGTAATCAGTGCTCTTATTTTGATCGTCTTGCAGATTCCTTTTATCGCTTCATCAGAACCCGTTGCTTGGTACGCTTGGTTGGGCGGCCCCATCGGAGCAGCCTTTGTTATGATCAGCAACTTGACCATGGGTTCTGTCTCCGTTATGATCTCTACCACCCTGATTTTTATCGGTCAGGTTGGAATGGGTATTCTCTTGGACTACACCATAACTAACCATTCAATTGCACCTAAGCAATTGCTGGGTGCCGCTCTAATTTTCGCGGGTATCCTATGGAACCAACGAGCGAATCGCAAACCAGAAAAATCATCCTGAATAATTAAGCTACCACATAACTTTCACCACCTAGCAAATGTATATGCCCGGCACAATACAGAAACGGCAATTCATCATTCAAGATGAATTGCCGTTTCCTATTAAGAACTATTTTGATTCACTATACCGCAGAATAATCTACAAATCTAATTTCTTCCAAATCCGTTTCTGACACACCGTAAGTATCACTCGTTAATTCTTCAACAGCGCGAATCAAAGCAATTGCATCTAATCCATATTTTCCCATCAAATACATCTTTGAAGCACCATGAGTATAAGTATCGTCAATGCCTACTTTAATCAATTTTTTGTTCAAACCATTCTCCGCAATCACATCTGCAACAGCCGAACCCAACCCTCCAATTTTCACATGATTTTCCATTGTAATGGTGCCATATTTCGATTTCTTGATCGATTCGATCACCAACGGATCAGTAAATGGTTTCAATGTGGAAATATGAACATGTTGAATCGAAAGACCGTATTTTCCCAAAACCGCAGTTGCACGCATCGCCTCTTCTGTACAAATGCTTGATGAAAATATAGTAACATCAGTACCTTCCCGCAACACGCGGCCTCTGTTGAATTCCATCGGTTGATCCTTAGGAAACAGGCGCGGCACATCTTTACGCAGCATTCGAATAAATACCGGTCCATTCACTTCTTCAGTCAGTTTTAGCACCGACTCAATTTCCGTTGCATCGCCAATGTCAAAAATGGTCATATTTGGAACATTTCTTAAAACGGCCACATCATTAATTGCCTGATGCGTCGTCCCCCCTGGTGTCATAATTCCAGGGAGAAAGGCCACAAAGGTAACCGGTAAATTTGGATATGCTACCGACATTTCCAACTGGTCCAATACCCTACGATATAAAAATACACCAAATGTATGTAAAAAAGGCCGATATCCCTCTCTAGCTAGGCCTGCCGCCCAGCTCACCATATTTTGCTCAGCGATTCCCATAGAAAAATACCGTTCTGGATATATTTGGGAAAACGCCTTGATTTCACAAGAACTTCCTAAATCAGCCGATAACACAATCGCTTCTTCATGGTCTTTTGCCCATTGAATTATACTTTTCGAATGTGTATTTGTTTCGATCACCATTTTTCATCCTCTCTTCCTTTACATTTGTTCATAATATTCTTTAAAATCCTGCATTTCATCCTCTTTAATCCTGACAAAATGTAAAAATGGTTTCCGCTTTTCTAAAAGTGGAATCCCGTGAGCTGCATTCGTCATGCACAGAACAACTAAAGGTCCCTCTTTATGCTCCTTTTGACTGGCGGCTCTAATCGCACAAACATCATGTCCATCTATCGAAATGACTTTGCTTCCAAATGCGGTCAATCGTTCTTCTAACGGCTCCATATTCATTACATCATTCGTATAGCCTTCTACTTGCTGGCCGTTCACATCGATATAGATTACTAAATTATTCAATTTATAAAACGAAGCTGCCTGTAACGCTTCCCAAACCTGACCTTCTTGTAACTCTCCATCTGACAGATATAAATAAACCTTACCAGTGTGTCCTTTTAGTTTTCGTGCATGTGCAGTTCCACAGGCGATGCTAATCGTCTGTCCCAATGAGCCCGCGGTGCATTCAAACCCAGGAGAATGCTCTGCACCAATCATTTCCATGTTCCATCCATCAACATTGAATTTCTCAATTGCACCATACCCGATTCGTCCACATTCCGCCAATGCACAATAGAGAACAGAGGCATAATGCGCTGGTGAAACAAAAAAGCGATCCGCTTCTTCCGTTTGTTCTCCATGATAAAGAGAACCTTTTGGATAATCCATATTGCTTTTTGAAGGAACCCCTGGAAATGGCTGCGCTTCCATGGATCCCAAACTTGGCTTTAAATGTAAGATATCCATATAAAGGGTTGCCAATGTTTCCGCCGACGAACATGCTTGTCCTAAATAACAACCGTTTCTTTCCATTGCAAGCTTCAAAATACTTTTTCTTATCCGATTTGCTGCTTTTTCAATGTCCTCTACCTTGTG
This genomic window contains:
- a CDS encoding NAD/NADP octopine/nopaline dehydrogenase family protein, with product MKRIAVLGAGNSGLAMAAHLTLLGEEVCLWNRSKKNIQELMKDKRVKMTGEVRGEVALHCITPDLGAAIEACQWIMVTTPATAHGDIAKRLAPLIKPDQRIILHPGRTFGALEFERTLLRMGVTELPVILEAITNLYAARKVMNNEVQIHGIKQEVRFSALHPERLAEAKLALPALLAEIFIPVKNMLYTSLGNVGMLLHCAPMLFNLGRVESETTSFRYYNEGITPSVAAYIEKMNLEVLELAEQMRIPIEPVDEWMRKTYGLSGKNLYECVQSNEVYRNIIAPKTLKTRYLLEDVPCGLVPIESLGHQFGLPMTHIGLIINLAGAVMDQDFRASGRTLEKFGITVKDLEQYR
- a CDS encoding DMT family transporter; this encodes MERKLAIPFILFSGMIISLANVMSGVLTAKTGLLAVSFWVHLTGTILALFFYLKDRRKALVWLHVLKTNPSAYLGGLFGVFATVMIAYSVMEIGAFVLTLLLIATQLILSIVVDHFGLFGFARNPLTKEKAISICMILGGVVMLS
- a CDS encoding DMT family transporter — its product is MILGISLAMTAGILLFGARIVNYRLGHSLGIAGGSFANHWIGTVISALILIVLQIPFIASSEPVAWYAWLGGPIGAAFVMISNLTMGSVSVMISTTLIFIGQVGMGILLDYTITNHSIAPKQLLGAALIFAGILWNQRANRKPEKSS
- a CDS encoding transketolase C-terminal domain-containing protein, translated to MVIETNTHSKSIIQWAKDHEEAIVLSADLGSSCEIKAFSQIYPERYFSMGIAEQNMVSWAAGLAREGYRPFLHTFGVFLYRRVLDQLEMSVAYPNLPVTFVAFLPGIMTPGGTTHQAINDVAVLRNVPNMTIFDIGDATEIESVLKLTEEVNGPVFIRMLRKDVPRLFPKDQPMEFNRGRVLREGTDVTIFSSSICTEEAMRATAVLGKYGLSIQHVHISTLKPFTDPLVIESIKKSKYGTITMENHVKIGGLGSAVADVIAENGLNKKLIKVGIDDTYTHGASKMYLMGKYGLDAIALIRAVEELTSDTYGVSETDLEEIRFVDYSAV
- a CDS encoding transketolase — translated: MNEKRHKVEDIEKAANRIRKSILKLAMERNGCYLGQACSSAETLATLYMDILHLKPSLGSMEAQPFPGVPSKSNMDYPKGSLYHGEQTEEADRFFVSPAHYASVLYCALAECGRIGYGAIEKFNVDGWNMEMIGAEHSPGFECTAGSLGQTISIACGTAHARKLKGHTGKVYLYLSDGELQEGQVWEALQAASFYKLNNLVIYIDVNGQQVEGYTNDVMNMEPLEERLTAFGSKVISIDGHDVCAIRAASQKEHKEGPLVVLCMTNAAHGIPLLEKRKPFLHFVRIKEDEMQDFKEYYEQM